The proteins below come from a single Plantactinospora sp. KBS50 genomic window:
- the efeU gene encoding iron uptake transporter permease EfeU encodes MFATYLIGLREGLEAALVVSILVAFLVKSRRREQLSQVWIGVGLAVALSVLFGGLLTYTSTTLLQTSAQRELFDAVTSVLAVAFVTWMIFWMRRAARSIAGELREKLTDALALGGWAVLGMAFLAVVREGLETALIFFSAAQTAGGRSGPLLALIGGVLTAVVLGFLLYASAVRINLSRFFTWTGALLILVAAGIFKYGVHDFQEAGVLPGLRNLAYDVSGWFDPTSWYASLLSGMFNITPAPTVFEVVAWVAYGIPVLILFLLPNRPRRAAPAGDTTTDSPAPAPQNA; translated from the coding sequence ATGTTCGCCACGTACCTGATCGGACTGCGGGAGGGCCTGGAGGCCGCGCTCGTGGTCAGCATCCTCGTCGCCTTCCTGGTCAAGTCGCGGCGCCGGGAACAGCTCTCCCAGGTCTGGATCGGCGTCGGCCTGGCCGTGGCGCTGTCCGTCCTGTTCGGTGGGCTGCTCACGTACACCAGCACGACGCTGTTGCAGACCTCGGCGCAGCGGGAACTCTTCGACGCGGTCACCTCGGTGCTGGCCGTGGCCTTCGTCACCTGGATGATTTTCTGGATGCGCCGGGCGGCCCGGTCCATCGCCGGCGAACTGCGGGAGAAGCTGACCGACGCGCTCGCGCTCGGCGGCTGGGCCGTACTCGGGATGGCCTTCCTGGCCGTGGTGCGCGAAGGGCTGGAGACCGCGCTCATCTTCTTCTCCGCCGCCCAGACCGCCGGCGGCCGTAGCGGCCCGCTGCTCGCCCTGATCGGCGGCGTGCTCACCGCCGTGGTGCTCGGCTTCCTGCTCTACGCCAGCGCCGTGCGGATCAACCTGAGCCGCTTCTTCACCTGGACCGGAGCCCTGCTCATCCTGGTCGCCGCGGGCATCTTCAAGTACGGCGTGCACGACTTCCAGGAGGCCGGCGTGCTGCCCGGCCTGCGGAACCTGGCGTACGACGTGTCGGGCTGGTTCGACCCGACCTCCTGGTACGCCAGCCTGCTGTCCGGGATGTTCAACATCACCCCCGCGCCCACCGTGTTCGAGGTGGTCGCCTGGGTCGCGTACGGCATTCCGGTCCTGATCCTCTTCCTGCTGCCCAACCGCCCGCGACGGGCGGCCCCGGCCGGCGACACCACCACCGACAGTCCGGCGCCCGCGCCGCAGAACGCCTGA
- the ahcY gene encoding adenosylhomocysteinase, producing MTSTLPAPSGGAPTNSRPGSLAEGDFKVADLSLAEFGRKEIELAEHEMPGLMAIRREFAQQQPLRGARVTGSLHMTIQTAVLIETLVALGAQVRWASCNIFSTQDHAAAAVVVGPEGTVEAPAGVPVYAWKGETLSEYWWCTEKALTWPDGGDGAGPNMILDDGGDATLLVHKGAQFEKAGAVPAVESADSEEYAVILEVLHRSLAEDSQRWTRIAAGIRGVTEETTTGVHRLYEMQRDGTLLFPAINVNDSVTKSKFDNKYGCRHSLVDGINRATDVLIGGKMAVVMGYGDVGKGCAESLRGQGARVVVTEVDPICALQAAMDGYQVATLDDVVERADIFVTATGCFNVITNAHMARMKHQAIVGNIGHFDNEIDMAGLAKRPDVTRENIKPQVDLWRFDDGHTIIVLSEGRLLNLGNATGHPSFVMSNSFANQTIAQIELFTKGDQYPLGVHVLPKHLDEKVARLHLDALGARLTTLSKEQADYLGVPVEGPFKSDHYRY from the coding sequence ATGACCAGCACCCTTCCGGCGCCGTCCGGCGGCGCGCCCACCAACTCGCGGCCCGGCAGCCTTGCCGAGGGCGACTTCAAGGTGGCGGACCTGTCGCTCGCCGAGTTCGGGCGCAAGGAAATCGAGCTGGCCGAGCACGAGATGCCCGGTCTGATGGCCATCCGGCGGGAATTCGCGCAGCAGCAACCGTTGCGCGGCGCCCGGGTCACCGGATCGCTGCACATGACCATTCAGACCGCGGTGCTGATCGAGACGCTGGTGGCGCTCGGCGCGCAGGTGCGGTGGGCCTCGTGCAACATCTTCTCCACTCAGGACCACGCGGCGGCCGCGGTCGTGGTGGGTCCGGAGGGCACGGTCGAGGCGCCGGCGGGCGTCCCGGTGTACGCCTGGAAGGGCGAGACGCTGTCGGAGTACTGGTGGTGCACCGAGAAGGCGCTGACCTGGCCCGACGGCGGGGACGGCGCCGGCCCGAACATGATCCTGGACGACGGCGGTGACGCCACGCTGCTGGTGCACAAGGGTGCGCAGTTCGAGAAGGCCGGCGCGGTGCCCGCGGTGGAGAGCGCCGACTCCGAGGAGTACGCCGTCATCCTCGAAGTGCTGCACCGGTCGCTCGCCGAGGACAGCCAGCGGTGGACCCGGATCGCCGCGGGCATCCGCGGGGTCACCGAGGAGACCACCACCGGCGTGCACCGGCTGTACGAGATGCAGCGGGACGGCACTCTGCTGTTCCCGGCGATCAACGTCAACGACTCGGTCACCAAGAGCAAGTTCGACAACAAGTACGGCTGCCGGCACTCGCTCGTCGACGGCATCAACCGGGCCACGGACGTGCTGATCGGCGGCAAGATGGCCGTGGTCATGGGCTACGGCGACGTGGGCAAGGGCTGCGCCGAGTCGCTGCGCGGCCAGGGCGCCCGGGTCGTGGTGACCGAGGTCGACCCGATCTGCGCGCTGCAGGCGGCGATGGACGGCTACCAGGTCGCCACCCTGGACGACGTGGTGGAGCGGGCGGACATCTTCGTCACCGCGACCGGGTGCTTCAACGTGATCACCAACGCGCACATGGCCCGGATGAAGCACCAGGCGATCGTGGGCAACATCGGCCACTTCGACAACGAGATCGACATGGCCGGCCTGGCCAAGCGGCCGGACGTCACCCGGGAGAACATCAAGCCGCAGGTCGACCTGTGGCGCTTCGACGACGGCCACACGATCATCGTGCTCTCCGAGGGGCGGCTGCTGAACCTGGGCAACGCCACCGGCCACCCGAGCTTCGTGATGTCGAACTCGTTCGCCAACCAGACGATCGCGCAGATCGAGCTGTTCACCAAGGGCGACCAGTACCCGCTGGGCGTGCACGTGCTGCCCAAGCACCTGGACGAGAAGGTGGCCCGGCTGCACCTGGACGCGCTCGGCGCCCGGCTCACCACGCTGAGCAAGGAGCAGGCCGACTACCTGGGCGTGCCGGTCGAGGGCCCGTTCAAGTCGGACCACTACCGCTACTGA
- the efeO gene encoding iron uptake system protein EfeO, with protein sequence MRSIQFTAFGVAGALAVAGLAGCADKAESTASTGGPITVEAGDTSCAVSRTEVPAGQHTFTVSNSGGKVTEFYVYGAGDRVMGEVENVAPGLSREFKVELPPGTYQTACKPGMVGDGIRAAFTVTGSAQPVQLDAALAGAAENYQQYVRSQTTALLDSTGEFVAAVKAGDVAKAKELYPVARTYWERIEPVAEIFGDLDPKIDGRADVVDEGMEFTGYHRLEKDLWTTGDISKDGPIADQLLADVKEIVAKANAEQLTPLQLANGAKDLLDEVASSKITGEEERYSHTDLWDFSANVEGSKAAVAALRPALEQRAPDLVKTLDEEFANVTSALEQHRSGDGWAGQDTLSQAELKKLSDAVNALAEPISQIAGVVAGK encoded by the coding sequence ATGCGTAGCATCCAGTTCACCGCGTTCGGCGTGGCCGGCGCGCTGGCCGTGGCCGGCCTGGCCGGTTGCGCCGACAAGGCGGAGTCGACCGCCTCGACCGGCGGCCCGATCACGGTGGAGGCCGGCGACACCAGCTGTGCGGTCTCCCGGACCGAGGTGCCGGCCGGCCAGCACACCTTCACGGTCAGCAACTCGGGCGGCAAGGTCACCGAGTTCTACGTCTACGGCGCCGGCGACCGGGTGATGGGCGAGGTCGAGAACGTCGCACCCGGCCTGAGCCGCGAGTTCAAGGTCGAGCTGCCGCCCGGGACGTACCAGACCGCCTGCAAGCCCGGGATGGTCGGCGACGGCATCCGGGCCGCGTTCACGGTGACCGGGTCGGCGCAGCCGGTGCAGTTGGACGCCGCGCTGGCCGGTGCCGCGGAGAACTACCAGCAGTACGTGCGGAGCCAGACCACCGCGCTGCTGGACTCCACCGGCGAGTTCGTCGCCGCGGTCAAGGCCGGCGACGTGGCGAAGGCCAAGGAGCTGTACCCGGTGGCGCGCACCTACTGGGAGCGGATCGAGCCGGTCGCCGAGATCTTCGGCGACCTGGACCCGAAGATCGACGGCCGGGCCGACGTGGTCGACGAGGGCATGGAGTTCACCGGCTACCACCGGCTGGAGAAGGACCTCTGGACGACCGGCGACATCAGCAAGGACGGGCCGATCGCGGACCAGTTGCTCGCGGACGTCAAGGAGATCGTGGCCAAGGCCAACGCCGAGCAGCTCACCCCGCTCCAGCTCGCCAACGGCGCCAAGGACCTGCTCGACGAGGTGGCCAGCAGCAAGATCACCGGCGAGGAGGAGCGCTACTCGCACACCGACCTGTGGGACTTCAGCGCCAACGTCGAGGGCTCGAAGGCGGCCGTCGCGGCGCTGCGCCCGGCCCTGGAGCAGCGGGCACCGGACCTGGTGAAGACGCTGGACGAGGAGTTCGCGAACGTGACGAGCGCGCTGGAGCAGCACCGCTCGGGCGACGGCTGGGCGGGGCAGGACACGCTGTCCCAGGCCGAGCTCAAGAAGCTCTCCGACGCGGTGAACGCGCTGGCCGAGCCGATCAGCCAGATCGCCGGCGTGGTGGCCGGCAAGTAG